The proteins below come from a single Roseiflexus sp. RS-1 genomic window:
- a CDS encoding DUF4058 family protein produces the protein MQSPFPGMDPYLESAAIWPDVHAGLIAAMRRQLQPRLSPRYVAVIVPYTAFETIDVNLSRFLVPDIAIIEHEQQSSVTATTVAPAPVVGALDVEIETRYSRLEVRTVRDETVVTAIELLSPANKRTGIDAADAYERKRREIIRSPVHLIEIDLLRGGQRPSLATPWPSTPYVIMLSRADQRPRVEIWPVQLQDPLPVVPVPLRDPDPDVPLDLGAALNEAYAEGRYDLRIDYREPPPPPPLSPVDEAWLTRRLVAVGLRQA, from the coding sequence ATGCAATCACCATTCCCAGGCATGGATCCGTATCTCGAATCGGCAGCGATCTGGCCCGATGTGCATGCCGGGCTGATTGCTGCCATGCGACGGCAACTCCAGCCTCGTCTCAGCCCACGGTACGTGGCCGTCATCGTACCTTACACAGCATTCGAGACTATCGATGTCAACCTTTCCCGGTTTCTCGTTCCCGACATCGCCATCATCGAGCATGAGCAACAGAGCAGCGTGACCGCCACAACCGTCGCGCCAGCGCCGGTGGTTGGCGCGCTGGACGTTGAGATCGAAACGCGCTATAGCCGCCTCGAAGTGCGCACGGTGAGAGACGAAACGGTTGTCACGGCGATAGAACTTCTCTCTCCGGCGAACAAACGCACAGGCATCGATGCAGCCGATGCATATGAACGCAAACGTCGGGAGATCATCCGCAGCCCGGTACATCTGATCGAAATCGATCTGCTGCGTGGCGGGCAACGGCCCTCGCTGGCAACACCCTGGCCCTCAACACCATATGTTATTATGCTCAGTCGCGCCGATCAGCGCCCGCGTGTGGAAATCTGGCCCGTTCAATTACAGGACCCGCTGCCCGTCGTGCCGGTTCCGCTCCGTGATCCCGATCCCGACGTTCCGCTTGATCTGGGTGCAGCGCTGAACGAAGCGTATGCCGAAGGACGGTACGACCTGCGCATTGACTACCGCGAGCCGCCTCCACCGCCACCGCTCTCTCCGGTTGACGAGGCATGGCTGACCAGACGCCTTGTCGCTGTCGGTCTACGGCAAGCCTGA
- a CDS encoding arginase family protein, translated as MKTHALTALQVIGVRYRGSKPAEGDERALDAYAASGVYSTAGVPVTISEPQMPEAQRSDDEPSNLGWICRAIADDVAAARTIGRAPLIVGGDCTHAVGVIAGLQRSCGPHTRIGLVWFDAHGDYNTPCTTLSGMLGGMPVAVCAGLALPQWRDLAGMTAPLPTDRILLVDGRNLDPPEEQLIRATETAIVDLNDFAGPLAALATTCDLLYLHVDSDILDAALVPNHATREPHGPGLTDVSVAIEAVMATGKVGAFAVVSVYGAGPGSAISVASGTALIRAGLEAWARYGMI; from the coding sequence ATGAAAACCCACGCTCTCACCGCGCTCCAGGTCATCGGCGTGCGGTATCGCGGCAGCAAGCCAGCCGAAGGCGATGAGCGCGCGCTCGACGCTTACGCCGCTTCCGGCGTCTACTCAACCGCCGGCGTACCGGTCACCATCAGTGAACCGCAGATGCCGGAGGCGCAGCGCAGCGATGATGAACCATCGAACCTGGGATGGATCTGCCGCGCTATCGCCGATGACGTTGCCGCAGCGCGTACCATCGGTCGCGCGCCGCTGATCGTCGGCGGCGATTGCACCCATGCCGTCGGCGTCATCGCCGGGCTGCAACGCTCCTGCGGACCGCACACGCGCATCGGGCTGGTCTGGTTCGATGCGCACGGCGACTACAACACGCCATGCACGACCCTCTCAGGAATGCTGGGAGGAATGCCGGTGGCGGTGTGCGCCGGGCTGGCGCTGCCACAGTGGCGCGATCTGGCAGGGATGACCGCACCGTTGCCAACCGACCGTATCCTGCTTGTCGATGGGCGCAACCTCGACCCGCCTGAAGAGCAGTTGATCCGCGCCACTGAAACCGCCATTGTCGATCTGAACGATTTCGCCGGTCCCCTGGCGGCGCTTGCGACAACCTGCGATCTGCTCTACCTCCACGTCGACTCCGACATCCTCGACGCTGCGCTTGTGCCCAACCACGCCACCCGTGAGCCGCACGGACCGGGACTGACTGACGTGAGCGTGGCAATCGAGGCGGTCATGGCGACTGGCAAAGTTGGCGCGTTTGCGGTCGTTTCTGTGTACGGCGCCGGTCCTGGCAGCGCCATCAGTGTTGCATCAGGCACAGCGCTCATTCGCGCCGGTCTTGAGGCGTGGGCGCGGTATGGGATGATATAG
- a CDS encoding PD40 domain-containing protein: protein MVSIIRRIVFLVCVFGFAGGVVIASPPPQSPMNTSNLIQDGGFEQEGEGWEACGNVALVDAQADGAEFVYSGRYAAVMGVEADGSNCPQLPDFTTPKQILSQQVSIPGNAAAVTVSFWFRAAAGTTVDVFLANSFYQFDPGLIGVKLGTFPTDQPPGWQLYRTVLQGERLERVRGRTLRFAIVIQGGTSVGPDTVLLIDDVQVIAADGRTAASPLPPALRGDGSRPLAVIRAEGQNRWLYRMDTDGTNAQLIYRGLLGDVRYPAWSHDGQRIAVVDNNTWPWPTPDPDPQNNLVASAITVINADGSGARQVYQTQSRKGSRCPFIPGPGNPTETPSLILRISSVQWLPDNNRIALTQVGFGAFCDGRLAQGGTADILSLTPPSLVTSPLAQRATAPSINRNGKMLFHGFDLSRPRNRADGVWELDLGAQPPSETHLIAHGADQSPAWAPDGRRFAVVRRTTSPSADVSESTYAIMLYDRQNLNNPRMLLFADHGRSVSSLSWSPDGAYLVYTLYQSDGGGDIWWLDVSSGATGPITKDGQALEAAWRPVSVSRVFLPLVVR, encoded by the coding sequence ATGGTGAGCATTATCCGGCGGATCGTGTTTCTCGTGTGCGTCTTCGGGTTTGCTGGCGGTGTGGTGATCGCATCACCACCGCCTCAGAGTCCAATGAACACGTCGAACCTGATCCAGGACGGCGGTTTTGAGCAGGAGGGTGAAGGATGGGAAGCGTGCGGCAATGTGGCGCTCGTGGACGCTCAAGCGGATGGCGCTGAGTTCGTCTACTCCGGGCGCTACGCGGCCGTGATGGGTGTGGAAGCCGATGGCAGCAATTGCCCGCAACTGCCCGATTTCACGACACCGAAGCAGATATTGAGCCAGCAGGTCAGTATTCCAGGCAATGCCGCCGCCGTCACCGTCTCCTTCTGGTTTCGCGCCGCCGCAGGGACAACGGTCGATGTTTTCCTTGCCAATAGTTTTTATCAGTTCGATCCGGGTCTGATCGGCGTCAAATTGGGGACGTTCCCAACCGACCAACCGCCGGGGTGGCAGTTGTATCGCACCGTGCTCCAGGGTGAGCGTCTCGAACGGGTGCGCGGGCGGACGTTGCGATTCGCAATTGTTATCCAGGGCGGAACCAGCGTCGGACCGGATACAGTCCTGTTGATTGATGATGTTCAGGTGATTGCCGCCGACGGGCGCACAGCCGCTTCACCGCTGCCGCCAGCGCTCCGGGGCGATGGCAGTCGCCCGCTGGCCGTCATCCGCGCCGAGGGGCAAAACCGCTGGCTGTACCGGATGGATACAGATGGCACGAATGCGCAACTGATCTATCGCGGACTGCTCGGTGATGTTCGATACCCTGCCTGGTCGCACGACGGTCAACGCATTGCGGTTGTTGACAACAATACCTGGCCCTGGCCCACGCCTGATCCTGACCCGCAGAACAACCTGGTGGCTTCGGCAATCACCGTGATCAACGCTGATGGCAGCGGCGCCCGGCAGGTGTACCAGACGCAGAGCCGCAAGGGATCGCGTTGTCCATTCATTCCTGGTCCAGGGAATCCAACAGAGACCCCCTCGCTGATCTTAAGGATTTCCAGTGTCCAGTGGTTGCCTGACAACAATCGTATCGCCCTGACCCAGGTAGGGTTTGGCGCCTTTTGCGACGGGCGTCTTGCGCAGGGAGGAACGGCTGATATTTTGAGCTTGACCCCTCCTTCATTGGTTACATCGCCGCTGGCGCAACGTGCCACCGCACCGAGTATCAATCGAAACGGGAAAATGTTGTTCCATGGCTTTGATCTCTCACGACCGCGCAATCGCGCTGACGGGGTTTGGGAACTCGATCTGGGCGCTCAACCGCCCTCTGAGACCCACCTGATTGCCCATGGTGCGGATCAATCGCCTGCATGGGCACCTGATGGACGGCGCTTCGCCGTGGTGCGCCGGACGACCAGCCCTTCGGCGGATGTGAGTGAGAGCACGTATGCGATCATGCTCTATGATCGTCAAAATCTCAACAATCCGCGGATGCTGCTGTTCGCCGATCACGGACGCAGCGTCAGCAGTCTCAGCTGGTCGCCGGACGGCGCATACCTGGTGTATACGCTCTATCAGAGCGATGGCGGAGGCGATATCTGGTGGCTCGACGTCTCCAGTGGTGCGACGGGACCGATCACGAAGGATGGGCAGGCGCTTGAGGCGGCATGGCGCCCGGTGTCGGTGAGTCGTGTCTTCCTGCCGCTGGTTGTCCGTTGA
- the topA gene encoding type I DNA topoisomerase, with amino-acid sequence MGEKLVIVESPAKARTIQKYLGQGYRVEASMGHVRDLPKSDLGVDLDANFTPVYEVSPGKEKIIAALRKSIRQADAVYLATDPDREGEAIAWHITEAAKIPRGKPVYRVVFTEITPGAVRSAMASPRDIDRRLVDAQQARRVLDRLVGYKLSPLLWEKVRRGLSAGRVQSVAVRLIVEREREIEAFVPQEYWTIEADLLKQEARDPFRAVLIERAGRKLEKFDIGSGEQAQAIIVDLEGAAYIVRKVTRRDKRRSPPPPFTTSTLQQEAGRKLGFSAKRTMAVAQQLYEGVDIGGDEGLVGLITYMRTDSVNVSREAQEEARIVIRDRYGEAYLPPKPPVYKTKTKGAQEAHEAIRPTLSRRTPEQVQPYLTSDQYRLYELIWKRFVASQMEAAVFDSTTVDIGAGRGIERSAGNDPYTFRTTGSVLKFPGFLAVYNVSLDEGEEDEDSERRLPLLAEGDVLALVQLLPVQHFTEPPPRFTEASLVKELERLGIGRPSTYAPTISTIIEREYVELADKKLVPTTLGRVVTDLLVQHFPSIVDYGFTSEMEQQLDDIAEGEKEWTPVLRSFYEPFEQKLADAQRSMRNVKREEILTDLTCPKCSQGQLAIRFGKNGEFLACNRYPECDFTSDFHRDGEGRIVIDAPAAPEVSDVICELCGRPMVLKKSRFGPFLGCSGYPECKNTRRLDKQGKPVPPPKATGVTCPKCRQGELLERRGKFGRPFFGCSRYPKCDYLVNSLEEVANYTPENNAPMEAKAEEQPATKRTKTSTGKKRAKTTAPGSGTPNVED; translated from the coding sequence ATGGGCGAGAAACTGGTTATTGTCGAGTCGCCAGCCAAGGCGCGCACCATCCAGAAGTACCTCGGTCAGGGGTATCGGGTCGAGGCGTCGATGGGGCATGTTCGCGATCTGCCGAAGAGCGACCTTGGCGTTGATCTCGATGCGAACTTTACGCCGGTGTATGAGGTTTCGCCGGGCAAGGAGAAAATCATTGCCGCGCTGCGCAAATCGATTCGCCAGGCGGATGCCGTGTATCTGGCGACCGACCCGGACCGCGAGGGGGAAGCAATTGCCTGGCATATCACCGAGGCGGCGAAAATTCCGCGCGGAAAGCCAGTGTACCGGGTTGTCTTCACCGAAATTACGCCTGGTGCAGTGCGCAGCGCCATGGCGTCGCCGCGCGACATTGATCGGCGGTTGGTCGATGCGCAGCAGGCGCGTCGTGTGCTGGATCGTCTGGTGGGCTACAAACTGTCGCCGCTCCTGTGGGAGAAAGTGCGACGCGGGTTGTCCGCCGGGAGGGTGCAATCGGTTGCAGTACGCCTGATCGTTGAGCGTGAACGCGAGATCGAGGCATTCGTTCCGCAGGAATACTGGACAATCGAAGCCGATCTGCTCAAACAGGAAGCGCGCGATCCGTTTCGCGCCGTGCTGATCGAGCGTGCTGGCAGGAAACTCGAAAAGTTCGACATCGGCTCAGGTGAGCAGGCGCAGGCGATCATTGTCGATCTGGAAGGCGCCGCGTATATCGTGCGCAAGGTGACGCGCCGTGACAAACGACGCAGCCCGCCGCCGCCGTTCACTACCAGCACCCTTCAGCAAGAAGCCGGGCGCAAACTCGGCTTTTCCGCAAAACGCACTATGGCAGTGGCACAACAGTTGTACGAAGGGGTGGACATTGGCGGCGATGAGGGTTTGGTTGGTCTTATCACGTATATGCGCACCGATAGCGTGAATGTATCGCGCGAAGCGCAGGAAGAAGCACGCATCGTTATTCGCGATCGGTACGGCGAAGCATACCTGCCGCCCAAACCGCCGGTTTACAAAACGAAGACCAAAGGAGCGCAAGAGGCGCACGAAGCCATCCGTCCAACCCTCAGCCGGCGCACGCCGGAACAGGTGCAACCCTACCTGACGAGCGATCAGTACCGTCTCTATGAGTTGATCTGGAAACGGTTTGTCGCCAGCCAGATGGAGGCGGCGGTGTTCGACAGTACGACGGTGGACATTGGCGCAGGGCGCGGGATCGAGCGCAGTGCGGGCAACGATCCGTACACCTTCCGAACCACCGGTTCCGTCCTGAAGTTCCCCGGATTCCTGGCGGTCTACAACGTCAGCCTGGACGAAGGCGAGGAGGATGAGGATAGCGAACGGCGATTGCCGCTGCTGGCGGAGGGTGATGTGCTCGCGCTGGTGCAACTGTTGCCGGTGCAGCACTTCACCGAACCGCCGCCACGCTTCACCGAAGCCAGCCTGGTGAAGGAGTTGGAACGTCTCGGCATCGGACGTCCTTCCACGTATGCACCCACCATCTCGACGATCATCGAGCGTGAGTACGTTGAACTTGCGGATAAGAAACTCGTGCCGACTACCCTTGGCAGAGTTGTGACCGACCTGTTGGTGCAGCATTTCCCGAGCATCGTCGATTATGGCTTCACCTCGGAAATGGAGCAGCAACTCGATGACATCGCTGAAGGGGAGAAAGAGTGGACGCCAGTATTGCGCTCCTTCTACGAACCGTTTGAGCAGAAACTGGCGGACGCGCAGCGCAGTATGCGCAATGTCAAGCGCGAGGAGATCCTGACCGACCTGACCTGCCCAAAGTGCAGTCAGGGACAGCTGGCGATCCGGTTCGGCAAGAATGGCGAATTCCTGGCATGCAACCGCTACCCGGAGTGCGATTTCACCAGTGACTTTCATCGCGACGGCGAGGGACGCATTGTGATCGATGCGCCAGCCGCGCCAGAAGTGAGTGACGTCATCTGTGAGTTGTGCGGACGACCAATGGTGCTGAAGAAGAGCCGGTTCGGTCCATTCCTGGGATGCAGCGGCTACCCGGAGTGCAAAAATACCCGACGCCTCGACAAACAGGGGAAGCCGGTGCCGCCGCCAAAGGCGACCGGCGTGACCTGCCCGAAGTGTCGTCAGGGGGAATTGCTGGAGCGGCGCGGCAAGTTTGGTCGTCCGTTCTTCGGATGCAGTCGTTATCCGAAGTGCGACTACCTGGTGAACTCGCTCGAGGAAGTTGCAAACTACACGCCCGAGAATAACGCGCCAATGGAGGCGAAGGCAGAGGAACAACCTGCAACGAAGCGAACAAAGACATCCACCGGCAAAAAGCGGGCAAAAACAACTGCACCTGGGAGCGGAACACCGAACGTGGAAGATTGA
- a CDS encoding ComEA family DNA-binding protein, giving the protein MELLSELAQRKALIAAALLFALGAGVLGQTILEYMAPPTAPPAATTEFVVDEEFTEETGGRAAAERPATPTAIPFIVAYVSGAVRAPDVYRLPGGARIKDLVLAAGGFADDADIERINLAAPITDGQHVRVPWIGDGTSAVEITPAESPKGGNSGGLLDLNRATVAELDALPGIGSVLANRIVEWREREGPFRSVDDLGKVEGIGPALLAKLAPLVTVAP; this is encoded by the coding sequence ATGGAACTGCTCAGCGAATTAGCGCAGCGCAAGGCGCTGATCGCAGCCGCGCTCCTGTTTGCGCTCGGTGCTGGCGTGCTTGGACAGACAATCCTGGAGTATATGGCGCCACCGACAGCGCCACCCGCGGCAACCACGGAATTCGTCGTCGATGAGGAGTTCACCGAAGAGACAGGCGGTCGGGCAGCAGCGGAGCGTCCGGCGACGCCGACAGCCATCCCGTTTATTGTCGCCTACGTAAGCGGGGCGGTACGCGCGCCGGATGTCTACCGGCTCCCCGGCGGTGCGCGGATCAAAGACCTGGTGCTGGCAGCTGGCGGTTTTGCCGATGATGCCGACATTGAGCGTATCAACCTGGCAGCCCCGATCACCGATGGTCAGCACGTGCGTGTTCCGTGGATCGGAGATGGAACCTCAGCAGTGGAGATCACACCAGCAGAGAGCCCGAAGGGCGGCAACTCTGGCGGCTTGCTGGATTTGAACCGGGCAACGGTTGCAGAACTCGACGCCCTGCCGGGCATCGGCAGCGTGCTGGCGAATCGGATTGTCGAATGGCGCGAACGTGAAGGACCGTTTCGATCGGTCGATGATCTCGGCAAAGTGGAGGGCATCGGTCCTGCGCTGCTGGCAAAACTTGCACCGCTCGTGACCGTTGCTCCATAA
- the pyk gene encoding pyruvate kinase gives MRRTKIVATIGPVSSTPEVIERLLNAGMDVARLNFSHGTQDEHARRIEMLREVAVRKGRPLALLQDLQGPKIRTGSLVDRTPVMLQPGARFTITTRNVAGTASLVSTTYAALPRDVRPGDRILISDGLIEARVVRVSGDDVETEIVVGGELREHQGINLPGVAVSAPALTDKDRSDLLFGLAQGVDYVALSFVRRASDLVEIKAQIAAAGASTPVIAKIEKPEALHEFEAILEAADGIMVARGDLGVEMPPEQVPIVQKQVIEATNMAGKPVITATQMLDSMIRNPRPTRAEASDVANAIIDGTDAVMLSGETATGAYPVEAVQMMGRIAEVTEASGRRGDHSHEIIWRFHEQPTVAAAISSAVHAIVQVLPVTAIVAFTMSGSTARLVARQRPKTPIFALTPSEAVYRRLNLVWGVTPLLCPYVDRLDDLEDAVRNVLIGQGYARPGDQIVMTGGHPIATRGATNFVKVMRL, from the coding sequence ATGCGCCGTACAAAAATAGTAGCGACGATTGGACCGGTCAGCAGCACCCCAGAGGTGATCGAACGCCTGCTCAACGCTGGCATGGATGTGGCGCGGCTTAATTTTTCGCATGGGACCCAGGATGAGCATGCTCGACGGATCGAGATGTTGCGCGAGGTTGCTGTGCGCAAAGGACGACCGCTGGCACTGCTGCAAGACCTGCAAGGACCGAAGATTCGCACCGGTTCGCTGGTTGATCGCACGCCGGTCATGCTTCAGCCCGGCGCCCGTTTCACCATCACAACGCGCAATGTTGCGGGAACTGCGAGTCTCGTGAGCACAACCTATGCTGCCCTTCCCCGCGATGTTCGTCCCGGCGACCGCATCCTGATCTCCGATGGCTTGATCGAAGCACGGGTCGTGCGCGTTTCTGGCGATGACGTGGAAACCGAGATCGTCGTCGGCGGCGAACTGCGTGAACATCAGGGCATAAACCTCCCCGGCGTCGCGGTCAGTGCGCCAGCGCTGACCGACAAAGATCGCAGTGATCTGCTCTTCGGTCTGGCGCAGGGAGTGGACTATGTAGCGCTCTCATTTGTGAGGCGCGCGTCGGATCTGGTGGAAATCAAGGCGCAGATCGCTGCGGCTGGCGCATCGACGCCGGTCATTGCAAAGATCGAGAAGCCGGAAGCGCTGCACGAATTCGAAGCCATTCTGGAAGCGGCGGACGGCATCATGGTTGCGCGCGGCGATCTGGGGGTCGAAATGCCACCCGAACAGGTGCCTATCGTCCAGAAACAGGTGATCGAGGCGACGAACATGGCGGGCAAGCCGGTCATTACAGCCACGCAAATGCTCGACTCGATGATTCGCAACCCGCGCCCAACACGCGCCGAGGCGAGCGATGTCGCCAATGCGATCATCGATGGCACAGATGCGGTGATGCTCAGCGGCGAAACCGCCACCGGCGCGTATCCGGTCGAAGCGGTGCAGATGATGGGGCGCATCGCTGAAGTGACCGAAGCCAGCGGACGGCGCGGCGACCACAGTCATGAGATCATCTGGCGTTTCCATGAGCAGCCGACGGTCGCAGCGGCGATCAGTTCCGCTGTGCATGCGATCGTGCAGGTGCTGCCGGTGACTGCGATTGTCGCATTCACGATGAGCGGCAGCACCGCCCGTCTGGTGGCGCGGCAGCGCCCAAAGACGCCGATCTTTGCGCTGACGCCATCTGAAGCGGTCTATCGGCGACTGAACCTGGTATGGGGCGTTACGCCGCTCCTGTGTCCCTACGTTGATCGACTGGACGATCTGGAGGATGCGGTACGCAATGTGCTGATCGGTCAGGGGTACGCCCGTCCTGGCGATCAGATCGTGATGACCGGCGGGCATCCGATTGCCACGCGCGGCGCAACGAATTTCGTGAAGGTGATGCGGTTGTAG
- a CDS encoding amino acid ABC transporter substrate-binding protein, with translation MHTRFSPAARVPPIALIVLAFVLAGCGNLGGLLGGQPTPEPIILIATATPAPVSQATATLTVAPSPTSAPSDDATATPAPPTAEPPTPPPAPQKILARVKERGYLICGTNADLPGFGFYDSVRQTWSGFDVDFCRAVAAAIFGDATKVEFVALGTGPGPNNRFDAVREGRVDVLFRNTTWTLGRNISGLAFGPTTFHDGQTFMVRAKDRITKLEDLEGKVICVAKGTTSEQNLNDDFAARGIRFTARVLDGEDELYPAYDEGECDAVTSDSSQLAAKRQQLKNPADHIILGDRISREPLGPVIARDDNQWLDVISWTVFATIYAEELRVDQRNVDRLRTSTTDPRIKRLLGLEGNFGEGLGLPNDFAYQIIKQVGNYGDIYNRNLGPNTVINLDRGPNKVWNLGAGGVLASPPFR, from the coding sequence ATGCACACCCGCTTTTCGCCCGCTGCTCGAGTTCCACCGATAGCCCTGATAGTGCTGGCGTTCGTCCTTGCCGGGTGTGGCAACCTCGGCGGACTGCTCGGCGGACAACCGACCCCTGAACCGATCATTCTGATCGCAACGGCGACTCCCGCACCGGTGTCTCAGGCGACCGCCACGCTGACCGTTGCACCATCGCCGACCAGCGCGCCCTCCGACGATGCTACCGCCACCCCTGCACCGCCAACTGCGGAACCGCCCACTCCCCCGCCGGCGCCGCAAAAGATCCTGGCGCGCGTCAAGGAGCGCGGCTACCTGATCTGTGGAACGAACGCCGACCTGCCTGGGTTTGGCTTCTACGATAGCGTGCGCCAGACCTGGAGCGGCTTCGATGTCGATTTCTGCCGCGCTGTCGCTGCCGCGATCTTCGGGGATGCCACAAAAGTAGAGTTCGTCGCCCTCGGCACCGGACCAGGACCGAACAACCGGTTCGATGCCGTGCGCGAGGGACGGGTCGACGTCCTGTTCCGCAATACCACCTGGACATTGGGACGGAACATCAGCGGTCTGGCGTTTGGTCCCACGACCTTTCACGACGGTCAGACCTTCATGGTACGCGCCAAAGACCGGATCACGAAACTTGAAGATCTCGAAGGCAAGGTGATCTGTGTTGCAAAAGGCACCACCAGCGAGCAGAACCTGAACGACGACTTCGCCGCGCGCGGCATCAGGTTCACTGCCCGCGTGCTTGATGGCGAAGATGAACTCTACCCCGCCTACGACGAAGGCGAATGCGATGCGGTGACCAGCGACAGTTCCCAACTGGCTGCCAAACGTCAGCAACTCAAGAATCCTGCCGACCACATCATTCTCGGCGACCGCATCTCGCGCGAGCCGCTCGGTCCCGTCATCGCCCGCGACGACAACCAGTGGCTCGACGTGATCAGCTGGACGGTCTTTGCGACGATCTATGCAGAGGAGTTGCGTGTCGACCAGCGCAACGTTGATCGGTTGCGCACCAGCACAACCGATCCGCGCATCAAACGGTTGCTGGGGTTGGAAGGAAACTTTGGCGAGGGATTGGGGCTACCGAACGACTTCGCCTACCAGATCATCAAGCAGGTCGGCAACTACGGCGATATTTACAACCGCAACCTGGGACCAAACACTGTTATCAACCTTGACCGCGGACCGAACAAGGTCTGGAATCTCGGCGCCGGCGGCGTGCTGGCGTCCCCGCCGTTCCGCTGA
- a CDS encoding GNAT family N-acetyltransferase — MAVMSRLYAGEDDYARMRQLVAEIEALEGPRVYCHVGNLDWWRCTDEDTHALPTRIRLWFDHQGALVGFTWPSEHQVDLLVHPAHRSIEPAMLDWVEHLSRLDVDDPHPHVSVWSYAHDTYRNDLLAQRGYRRTEHFLSLSVRDLGQRVSEPDIPSGYVIRTMNGEDDVHARVEAHCDAFAPSRMTIARYRAVVHAPAYRPDLDLIAVAADGTVAAFCTLWFDPINRVGEIEPLGCRAAHRRRGLARALVLEGLRRLQGYDARYVTVFYGSEPEDQPARHFYASLGFVEQGRIYAWIKEGR; from the coding sequence ATGGCAGTCATGTCACGTCTCTATGCCGGTGAAGACGACTATGCCCGCATGCGCCAGCTGGTGGCGGAAATCGAGGCGCTCGAAGGTCCGCGCGTGTACTGTCACGTTGGCAATCTCGACTGGTGGCGCTGCACCGACGAAGACACCCACGCCCTGCCGACGCGCATCCGCCTCTGGTTCGACCATCAGGGCGCGCTGGTCGGGTTTACCTGGCCCAGTGAGCATCAGGTGGATCTGCTGGTGCATCCGGCGCACCGCTCGATCGAACCAGCAATGCTCGACTGGGTGGAGCATCTGAGCCGTCTCGACGTTGATGATCCGCATCCACACGTATCGGTCTGGAGTTATGCGCACGACACATACCGCAACGATCTGCTGGCGCAGCGCGGCTACCGGCGCACCGAACACTTCCTTTCGCTCAGCGTGCGCGATCTGGGTCAGCGTGTGTCCGAGCCGGACATTCCTTCCGGTTACGTCATTCGCACGATGAACGGTGAAGATGACGTGCATGCCCGTGTCGAAGCACACTGCGACGCCTTCGCGCCCTCGCGGATGACCATTGCCCGGTATCGTGCGGTTGTGCACGCTCCCGCCTACCGCCCCGACCTCGACCTGATCGCGGTTGCGGCAGACGGAACCGTCGCTGCCTTCTGCACCCTGTGGTTCGACCCGATCAACCGTGTCGGCGAGATCGAACCGCTGGGATGCCGCGCCGCGCACCGTCGTCGCGGACTGGCGCGCGCACTCGTGCTGGAAGGTCTACGGCGGTTGCAGGGGTACGATGCGCGTTATGTCACAGTGTTCTACGGCAGCGAACCGGAGGATCAACCGGCGCGACACTTCTACGCCAGCCTCGGCTTCGTTGAGCAGGGACGCATCTACGCGTGGATAAAGGAAGGGCGTTGA